In the Procambarus clarkii isolate CNS0578487 unplaced genomic scaffold, FALCON_Pclarkii_2.0 HiC_scaffold_1201, whole genome shotgun sequence genome, TATCACTACAAGCTCAACAGTAAGCAGTACAAGCAGTATCGCTACAAGCCCAAAAGTAAGCAGCACAAGAAGTAGCTCTTCAAACAGCactgtcagcagcacaagcagaagCTCTGCAAAGAGCACAGTCCGCAGCACAAGCAGTAGCTATGCTAGCacgacagtcagcagcacaagcattaCAAGCAGTTAAATCAGCATCAATAGTAACAACAGAAGCACTagcaatagtaacaacagcagtaactgtaacaacagccacaacagaaacatcagcagcaacaataacaacagcatcaCCAGTAACTACAATCAGCGGCAGAAGCAGCTGGACTACAAGCATtaaagtcagcagcacaagcagcagcactaaaAGCATCACAAGCAGTAGCTCTACAAGCAGcatagtcagcagcacaagcaggagcactacaagcaccacagtcagcagcacaagcagccgtactacaagcatcacagtcagcagcacaatcaGCTGCACTACAAGCATCACAGTCAGcatcacagtcagcagcacaagcagcagcactacaagcatcaaagtcagcagcacaagcattaCTCTTCAAGCCGCACAGTCagtagcacaagcagcagcactataAGCActgcagtcagcagcacaagcagcagcactacaatCTCTAAAGTCAACAGCACAAGCAACAGTACTACAAGCATCACAAAGAGCAGCACAAGCAGCTGCACTATTAGCCTCCCAATCTGCAGCACAAGCAGCTGCACGTCAAGcatcacagtcagcagcacaa is a window encoding:
- the LOC138362097 gene encoding uncharacterized protein, giving the protein MLARQSAAQALQAVKSASIVTTEALAIVTTAVTVTTATTETSAATITTASPVTTISGRSSWTTSIKVSSTSSSTKSITSSSSTSSIVSSTSRSTTSTTVSSTSSRTTSITVSSTISCTTSITVSITVSSTSSSTTSIKVSSTSITLQAAQSVAQAAAL